A stretch of DNA from Macrotis lagotis isolate mMagLag1 chromosome X, bilby.v1.9.chrom.fasta, whole genome shotgun sequence:
ATTTTACTTATTCATCTTGTTTTGTATTTTACCTATCACTAAAGCATATCTAAATTAGCTACTCTTACTCTTAGATTCACCTGCAGCCTTGAACCCTCActgaaaaattttttaactttgagATCACTAGAAGTCTTAAGTTCAATTTTAGGACTAGACCACCACCTGACAGTGTCATTCTGTACATTAAACCATCTGGTTAACAAGATTAAGATAGATATTTTATGTCCCATACCTACTACTGTATTTACCATTCTTTTttatggcaaggcaatggggataagtgactttcccaagctcacactgttaggtaattattaagtatctgagagtgacttgaactcaggtccttctgactctagggctagtactctatccatctagctgccccttgtactTACCATTCTTGATAAAGCAATTATAGCCTTTATAGACACTACCCTAGATCAATGGAGCAGGAAGGAAtggtaagaaataaaatgatggagCTGGAATAGACCTGAGATCATCAAGtgcagttcttttcttttctcccactgGACACTTAAGACAAGCAAGGTTAGGTTATCTACTCAGATAATGGCAGGACCAAAATTGTTCCAGGAGGCCTCCAACTCTTAGCCCACTACTTCTGTTTGGATCCGCATTCTGTTATAATAATATAGTTCCAAATCTCTGGGAGGATGTTTAGATGCTCtcctatcattttaaaaatcagctcCCAAAAAACTGAAATCAAGGTCACAAATCACTGCTCAAACCTTGCATTGTGTATTTCAAGcatgaaatatttattacaaCAGTTTAAATCAAGAATAAATACATGATTTAGCCATGTGTAATGCTAAAGTTAGAATCCCCCCcttcacacacacagacacacgcagACACACAAACGCACACGCCCTCAAGCATTCCAACTGCATGAATCACAAATTGAAACAATACATTAGACTCTATACAAACATCTGGAGTTCTAGAGGGAGGTCTCCTTGCTTGGCAAGCAACACCAATGTCCACAATAGCATATTCAGTCTCTATAACACGGTTGATTATTTCAAGCAGCCTTTGTGCTGTGCTTTGAAAATGCACACATATCTATGGTACTGCTGTGATGATCTAAGATCTCAAACATGCTTAGAGTAAGCACTACAGATTTTTGTTATCAGGCTAGAGACAAGGTTCACAAATTCTTTCTGTCCCTTTGAAACTGGGAAAAATGAGTAATGCATTTAACCCACTGGTTTAGCAGCCCCTAGAGAAGCATTTCTCTGCTTCTCTAACTCTGGTTGGGTATGCCATAAGGAACCACTTGGACCTTTAACCTTTCCTAAAGCTCTGTTTTTGAGACATAAGGTTCCCAAATCATTTGAAGGAGCCACCGGATTTGATAAGTTCATTTTTAAGCTATTTCTTCATGTCCATTCAGGGCAAATCTGCAGGAACAGAGAAAGTagtctttctttgtgtgtgtccCAGAATACTAGCCCCATAAGGTTTACAGCTTGAAGAGACTTTTCCAATGTACTCGTCcagtcttcatttttcagaagcTGAGGCCCACATTGCTTGGGTCACATGGGCAGTCCatggcagaactgggattcaaacccagatcttcagaTTCTCAATTCAGTACTCTTTACACGATACAATTCACCAAAGTGATTATCTTATTGATTGTCTTTTACCTAGTTCTCCTGACCCCTGGTCCCTTTCCAGGTTCTGTATTGAGGGGCATGATCTCAGCAGTTAACCTCCCTAAGCATTTGGAGGTAACACCAAGAGATAGTCTGCCCAGGTCTAGAATCAAGGACTTCCATAGCTAGAAAGAGACCACAACCCCACCAATTCACttgaggaaacaggctcagagaattaaagtgacttgtccagaatcactcagtgaacagaaccagagcaTTCTCAGCTCATTTCCAATCAAAGTTGAGTCATGTCAGGACCTTTCATGTCCACTGTACACATGATCTGACTCTGAAGAAGGCTTTGCAACAAAGGGCACATTTAGTGTTGCGAGCTTCCatacttttaaaatgagattgaagtcaggaagtcttcTTATggtgtttttaaaaagatcaacAGTGGAAAAAGTAGCCAACCCAGACCTTCTGTTAGTTCTGGATAATTTTAGTCTGGatcacaaaatttaaaatatttccaccTTTGTCCATATCTCATTTTATGTATtcttgtattctctctctctctctctctaacacacacacattcacttaCTCCTTATTATCCAGTGTatgattaaattataatttaatatacaataatatttctACAGTACTATCTAGACACCAGGAGAGAATCTTCTTTTGTTCACATGGTGTGAGTTAGAGGGCTGGTGGGGAGTGGGATGCAGACTGAGAGTTTATTGTCCATAGGTCcattctctctctgcttctgatTGCTGTGAGCCCAGCAGCGCACCAAGGCCTCATGGCTTTGTGGGTGTTTTGAAGTGAGAATTCAGTCCTTTGTTCACTTGTGGACCATAGTCTAATCTTCAAAATATTGAGGAGCAGAAAACAGGGCACTCTTGCGCTTGTTTCCAGTATATATCAGAGAATGACTTTTCTTCTTCCGGTCATTTGTAAAGGAAGAGCCATCTTCTCCTGCCAAGGAGAGGTAAGAGGCGATGCTTTCCCGCAGACCATAGCTGAAGAGTGACTCATCCATCTCCAGATGGTTTGCTTCTCCATCAGGACCAGACTGCACTCTGTGTATACATGGAGATGTAGATGGGGTATgagtgagaaggaagaaggagaaaagggatgagagaaggaaagaaagacttatttactttttcaattgACTTTTTAACATAGAAATCCTAATTTTTAATAAAGACCTGATATTTCTGGCTGGCCATGTGCACCTGAgtactccagtaactttgccaagaatatcTCAAACAGGGTCAGTCAGATGCaatggaatgactgaacaataataaacaaCATCTATCTATCCGTCTACCTATGATCTAACTCTCTATATCatctattttatatctttctatctacATATCAACAATATTTGCCTATCATCTAATGTATTTATCTTTCTGTGAAGAAACTTTCCTCCAGAAAGAGGAAATTACTTGTCCACAGCCACATAGTTAAGATCAAAGCTGGAATTCTAGCCTAACTACATTTGTATATACCAgggtatatagtaggtacttaattgattttttattgatttatttattgattgacccTGAATCTTTTCCCTTTAAGTGAATTGCTCCATTCCTTACACcatgttttcttatcttttttttggtttttttttaggtttttgcaaggcaatggggttaagtgacttgcccaaggccacacagctaggtaattattaagtgtttgaggtcagatttgaactcaggtactcctgactccaggactggtgctctatccactgtgccacctagccacccaattgTTTTATTATCTTAtcaatgaggaggttggattgaAGTATGGAGAGAAAGGTGGAAAGACTTTCCCAAATGATAGAGCTAGTTTGCCAGTACAATGGGATCAGAATTCAGCCCCCTTTGCCTGCCAGGTCTGGTTCTCCCTTTATCATTCTACCACACACCTCCACCTCCATTGAAACTTAAGACATCTTTTAATACTATCTCCTAAAAGCTTTTTCCCTTGGACTCATAAGTCTATTTATGCAAAATAATGTTACCTGGCAACATTTTTCCAGTTGAAATTTTTCTGACGCATCACAACAGGTGATCCTGAGGCCCTCTCTGAATTGCCAGTCGTGCATTGGGTTAGACATGGTGTTGTGAGTACACAGCAGAGCCCATCAGCCACCTCTGAGGAAGGAAGCACAAAAATCCAAGGTGTTAGTGGCTATCAAAATTGTGAAACAATAGGACACTTTGTGGATGTCAATTATGAATGCCCATCGATTCTTTGGATTGTCACAACATCCCTAGTGAAGTAGGTGGTGCAgatattgtctccattttacaaatgagaaaattaagtccagagaaaggaagtgacttgcctaggctaTCATAGTAAGAAAATAgcagaagatgaaatttaattcaGGCTTCTGACTCTTAAGTCCAATATTTTGTACCTCATGTCCCCACCCAACTAAATGATAGCAACAAAATCTGGTAAATTCATTGAATTAGGAGATCAAAGACTATCAAAGCTATAAGCACTCTTTGAGACCATCATGTCAAATTCATCAACTTTTTAATTGGTGGAGCTCATGAATTCATTAGCCTTAAGATATCAGAAGCGTTTAAAGAAGGTAGAATAGATATTTTATAGTTAATATGCTGAAGTCATATTCCCAAGTCAGCATTAGATACTTCATAGATAAGATTCAGATGTGAAATTTTAACCATTATCT
This window harbors:
- the SLA gene encoding src-like-adapter isoform X2, yielding MCVAKVYHGWLFEGLGRDKAEELLLLPETKMGSFMIRESETKKGFYSLSVRHRQVKHYRIFRLPNNWYYISPRLTFQCLEDLVNHYSEVADGLCCVLTTPCLTQCTTGNSERASGSPVVMRQKNFNWKNVARVQSGPDGEANHLEMDESLFSYGLRESIASYLSLAGEDGSSFTNDRKKKSHSLIYTGNKRKSALFSAPQYFED